One genomic segment of Streptomyces sp. NBC_00239 includes these proteins:
- a CDS encoding glycosyltransferase, translating into MPTDISPGTLPARAPLAVPAAAPAAPGEQPPVLDVVIPVFNEEKDLGPCVRRLHAHLARTFPYAFRITVADNASTDRTPEVAAALAAGLPGVRVHRLELKGRGRALRTVWSQSDAPVLAYMDVDLSTDLNALLPLVAPLISGHSDLAIGTRLARSSRVVRGPKREFISRAYNLILRSSLAARFSDAQCGFKAIRREVAERLLPLVEDTGWFFDTEMLVLAERAGLRIHEVPVDWVDDPDSTVHLVRTATEDLKGVWRIGRALSVGALPLDRLARPFGDDPRDRALTGVPRGLARQLAGFCVVGVLSTLCYLGLYSLLRLGTGAQAANAVALLLSALANTAANRRLTFGVRGRDRAVRHQAQGLVVFAIGLALTSGSLASLGAATAHPAHSTELAVLITANLAATVLRFLLFRAWVFPDRRAAGQPSDPKDPR; encoded by the coding sequence ATGCCAACCGACATCTCCCCCGGCACGCTCCCGGCCCGCGCGCCGCTGGCGGTTCCCGCAGCCGCGCCGGCCGCACCCGGTGAGCAGCCACCCGTCCTGGACGTCGTCATTCCCGTGTTCAACGAGGAGAAGGACCTCGGGCCGTGCGTGCGGCGCCTGCACGCGCACCTGGCACGCACCTTCCCGTACGCCTTCCGGATCACCGTCGCCGACAACGCGAGCACCGACCGTACGCCCGAGGTGGCCGCCGCCCTCGCCGCCGGGCTGCCCGGGGTCCGGGTCCACCGGCTGGAGCTGAAGGGCCGCGGCCGGGCCCTGCGCACGGTGTGGTCGCAGTCCGACGCGCCCGTACTCGCCTACATGGACGTGGACCTCTCCACCGACCTGAACGCGCTGCTGCCGCTGGTCGCCCCGCTCATATCGGGCCACTCGGACCTGGCGATCGGCACCCGGTTGGCCCGTTCCTCCCGGGTCGTACGCGGACCGAAGCGCGAGTTCATCTCCCGCGCCTACAACCTGATCCTGCGCTCCTCGCTCGCGGCCCGATTCAGTGACGCGCAGTGCGGCTTCAAGGCCATCCGGCGGGAGGTGGCCGAGCGGCTGCTGCCGCTGGTCGAGGACACCGGCTGGTTCTTCGACACCGAGATGCTCGTGCTCGCCGAGCGCGCCGGACTGCGCATCCACGAGGTGCCGGTCGACTGGGTCGACGACCCGGACTCCACCGTCCACCTCGTACGGACCGCCACCGAAGACCTCAAGGGGGTGTGGCGGATCGGCCGCGCCCTGTCCGTCGGCGCCCTGCCGCTGGACCGGCTGGCCCGCCCCTTCGGCGACGACCCGCGCGACCGCGCCCTGACCGGGGTGCCGCGCGGACTGGCCCGCCAGCTCGCCGGATTCTGCGTGGTCGGGGTGCTGTCCACGCTCTGCTACCTGGGCCTGTACTCCCTGCTGCGGCTCGGCACCGGCGCCCAGGCCGCCAACGCGGTCGCCCTGCTGCTCTCCGCGCTCGCCAACACCGCGGCCAACCGCCGGCTCACCTTCGGCGTGCGCGGCCGGGACCGGGCGGTCCGCCACCAGGCACAGGGCCTGGTGGTGTTCGCGATCGGCCTGGCCCTCACCAGCGGCTCGCTCGCCTCGCTGGGCGCGGCCACCGCACACCCCGCCCACAGCACCGAACTCGCCGTCCTGATCACCGCGAACCTCGCCGCGACCGTGCTCCGCTTCCTGCTCTTCCGCGCCTGGGTCTTCCCGGACCGGCGCGCGGCAGGGCAGCCGTCCGACCCGAAGGACCCCCGATGA